The proteins below are encoded in one region of Qipengyuania sp. HL-TH1:
- a CDS encoding CopD family protein, with translation MQDVLAMTYLWLKAGHIIFMVFWMAGLFMLPRQMIYLHPATEGSAEAGLWGKRMGLLRKVILTPSLIVVWVLGLLLAMTIGAWDQGWFHAKLLFVLLLTAFHGIMVARSKKMVAGERPMTEKQLRIWGEFPGIALAIIVVLVIVKPF, from the coding sequence ATGCAGGACGTATTGGCGATGACCTATCTGTGGCTCAAGGCCGGGCACATCATTTTTATGGTGTTCTGGATGGCGGGGCTGTTCATGCTGCCGCGGCAGATGATCTACCTGCACCCGGCGACCGAAGGCTCCGCGGAAGCGGGTCTGTGGGGGAAGCGGATGGGTCTGCTGCGCAAGGTCATCCTGACCCCCAGCCTGATCGTCGTGTGGGTGCTCGGGCTGTTGTTGGCGATGACCATCGGCGCATGGGACCAGGGCTGGTTCCATGCCAAGCTGCTGTTCGTCCTGCTGCTGACCGCGTTTCACGGGATCATGGTTGCGCGGTCGAAAAAGATGGTCGCGGGCGAACGTCCGATGACCGAGAAGCAGCTGCGCATCTGGGGCGAATTTCCCGGGATCGCGCTGGCGATCATCGTCGTGCTGGTGATCGTCAAACCCTTCTGA
- a CDS encoding nuclear transport factor 2 family protein yields the protein MTAEQGLKRWHEVVENGNSPEALAAIIHEDAVFHSPVVHTPQRGRPIVVAYLSAAGQTLGNDSFEYVRELVDGENAMIEFKTEMDGIEVNGIDLIRFDQDGMIVDFKVMVRPLKAVNKVWEQMGAMLERMKAS from the coding sequence ATGACGGCGGAACAGGGTTTGAAACGCTGGCACGAGGTGGTCGAAAACGGCAATTCGCCCGAAGCGCTGGCGGCGATCATCCACGAAGACGCGGTGTTTCATTCGCCCGTCGTCCATACGCCGCAGCGCGGCCGCCCGATCGTGGTGGCCTATCTGTCCGCCGCAGGACAGACGCTCGGCAACGACAGCTTCGAATATGTCCGCGAACTGGTCGACGGCGAGAATGCGATGATTGAGTTCAAGACCGAGATGGACGGTATCGAGGTCAATGGCATCGATCTCATCCGCTTCGATCAAGACGGCATGATCGTCGACTTCAAAGTCATGGTGCGGCCGCTGAAGGCCGTGAACAAGGTCTGGGAGCAAATGGGCGCCATGCTGGAGCGCATGAAGGCGTCATAG
- a CDS encoding FMN-binding glutamate synthase family protein → MQNKAHIRSSSELFMRFGPTLVVALLTALFVMVDWLRWGLVFTIPLLLLALYDFFQRRHTLWRNYPLLAHVRWIMEDLRPYARAYLVEGDLEGRPFNHQQRALVYARAKGQLDSHPFGTELDVYSDEYEWLAHSMAPNAQAPSEWRVDVGSRQCTRPYSASLLNISAMSFGSLSANAIMALNKGAAAGNFYHDTGEGGISRYHRSHGGDLVWEIGSGYFGCRTEDGAFDPDRFAESARGEQVKMVEIKLSQGAKPGHGGVLPGSKVTEEIAAARGVPVGSDCISPPAHSTFSTPIQMLEWAAQLRELSGGKPVGVKLCVGKPHEVFALMKAMHETGITLDYIVVDGAEGGTGAAPVEFSNRVGMPLREGLILMRNALVGSGLKPEVKLVAAGMVHSGAGMAMNFGLGADWCNAGRAFMFALGCVQSMKCHNDMCPTGVATQDATRQRGLVPMEKAERVARFQRHTLHSFREMIVAMGLDNPWQITPAHISERQNSAQSDSLDHIHRFLEPGQLLDSPESTPYAKAWAAARADTFAEAV, encoded by the coding sequence ATGCAGAACAAGGCGCATATCCGCAGTTCTTCCGAACTGTTCATGCGGTTCGGGCCCACGCTGGTGGTGGCGCTGCTGACCGCGCTGTTCGTCATGGTCGACTGGCTGCGCTGGGGGCTGGTATTCACCATCCCGCTGCTGCTGCTGGCGCTCTACGACTTCTTCCAGCGGCGGCATACGCTGTGGCGCAATTATCCGCTGCTCGCGCATGTCCGCTGGATCATGGAGGATTTGCGCCCCTATGCGCGTGCCTATCTGGTCGAGGGCGATCTGGAAGGCCGCCCCTTCAACCACCAGCAGCGCGCGCTGGTATATGCCAGGGCCAAGGGCCAGCTCGATTCGCATCCCTTCGGGACCGAGCTGGACGTCTATTCGGACGAGTATGAATGGCTCGCCCATTCCATGGCGCCCAATGCCCAGGCACCCTCCGAATGGCGCGTGGATGTCGGCAGCCGGCAATGCACCCGGCCCTATTCCGCGTCCCTGCTCAATATCTCGGCGATGAGCTTCGGCTCCTTGTCGGCCAATGCGATCATGGCGCTCAACAAGGGGGCCGCTGCGGGGAATTTCTACCACGATACCGGCGAAGGCGGCATCTCGCGCTATCACCGCTCGCATGGCGGCGACCTCGTCTGGGAAATCGGCAGCGGTTATTTCGGCTGCCGGACCGAGGACGGCGCGTTCGATCCCGACCGCTTTGCCGAAAGCGCCCGCGGCGAACAGGTCAAGATGGTCGAGATCAAGCTCAGCCAGGGCGCCAAGCCCGGCCATGGCGGGGTCCTGCCCGGCAGCAAGGTGACCGAAGAGATCGCCGCAGCGCGCGGGGTCCCGGTGGGGAGCGATTGCATCTCGCCCCCCGCGCATTCCACCTTCTCGACCCCGATCCAGATGCTCGAATGGGCCGCACAGCTGCGTGAACTGTCGGGCGGCAAGCCGGTGGGGGTCAAATTATGCGTCGGCAAGCCGCATGAGGTCTTCGCACTGATGAAGGCCATGCACGAGACGGGCATCACGCTCGATTACATCGTCGTCGACGGTGCCGAAGGGGGCACTGGGGCCGCTCCGGTCGAATTCTCCAACCGCGTCGGAATGCCGCTGCGCGAGGGGCTTATCCTCATGCGCAATGCGCTGGTCGGCAGCGGGCTGAAGCCTGAGGTCAAACTGGTTGCTGCGGGCATGGTGCATTCGGGTGCGGGAATGGCAATGAATTTCGGACTGGGCGCCGACTGGTGCAATGCCGGACGCGCCTTCATGTTCGCGCTGGGCTGCGTTCAGTCGATGAAATGCCATAACGACATGTGTCCGACCGGCGTGGCGACGCAGGACGCGACGCGGCAACGGGGTCTGGTACCGATGGAAAAGGCCGAACGTGTCGCGCGCTTCCAGCGCCACACGCTGCATTCCTTCCGTGAAATGATCGTTGCGATGGGGCTCGACAATCCGTGGCAGATTACGCCGGCGCATATCTCCGAGCGCCAGAACAGCGCCCAGTCGGACAGCCTCGACCACATCCATCGCTTCCTCGAGCCCGGCCAGTTGCTCGACTCCCCCGAAAGCACGCCCTATGCCAAGGCCTGGGCCGCCGCACGGGCGGATACATTTGCGGAGGCAGTATGA
- a CDS encoding DUF6489 family protein produces the protein MKVHIEIDCTPDEARTFMGLPDVGKANAVYVDMMSKAMKGVNNNEQLQEYAKQLAPMGQAGFKLFQSFMEGTNASRSSSPDKTPADD, from the coding sequence ATGAAGGTCCATATCGAAATCGATTGCACGCCCGATGAGGCGCGGACCTTCATGGGCCTTCCCGATGTCGGCAAGGCGAATGCAGTCTATGTCGACATGATGTCCAAGGCGATGAAGGGCGTGAACAACAACGAACAGCTGCAGGAATACGCCAAGCAGCTTGCGCCGATGGGGCAGGCGGGTTTCAAGCTGTTCCAGAGTTTCATGGAAGGCACCAATGCCTCGCGCTCGTCTTCGCCGGACAAGACGCCCGCCGACGACTAG
- a CDS encoding AAA family ATPase, producing MPVQRAAITGAPGAGKSTLLAELSRRGVTTVEEVARTILRSAGGMALREEDPLAFADAMLSAQLAAWDETQADGPVVFDRGFPDIAGFLRVEGLPVSGAIARACEEYRFDGPIFRAPPWRAIYTPDDERIQDWQEAIASDRAVCGAWRDHGYALIDLPLVPAEERASFILARL from the coding sequence ATGCCCGTTCAGAGAGCTGCCATCACAGGGGCTCCCGGGGCGGGCAAGTCGACCCTGCTGGCGGAGCTTTCCCGCCGCGGCGTGACTACGGTCGAGGAAGTCGCGCGGACGATCCTCAGATCCGCAGGCGGCATGGCGCTGCGCGAAGAGGATCCGCTCGCCTTCGCCGATGCAATGCTCTCGGCGCAACTGGCGGCGTGGGACGAGACGCAGGCCGACGGACCGGTCGTGTTCGACCGCGGCTTCCCCGATATTGCCGGTTTCCTGCGGGTCGAGGGACTCCCCGTCTCCGGCGCGATTGCGCGGGCCTGCGAGGAATATCGTTTCGACGGGCCGATCTTTCGCGCGCCGCCGTGGCGCGCGATCTACACGCCCGATGATGAGCGAATCCAGGATTGGCAGGAAGCCATTGCCAGCGACCGGGCCGTGTGCGGGGCCTGGCGCGACCATGGCTATGCGTTGATCGACCTGCCCCTGGTCCCCGCCGAGGAGCGCGCGTCGTTCATTCTCGCGCGCCTATGA
- the hemE gene encoding uroporphyrinogen decarboxylase, protein MPGLLLDTLNGKRADRVPLWLMRQAGRYLPEYRALRAEKGGFLALAYDSEAACEITLQPIDRFGFDGAILFSDILIVPHALGQHLEFLAGEGPKLSPPLVDAALAGLTPDKGRYEPIYQTVRLCRERLSDDVTMLGFAGSPWTVATYMVAGEGSRDQHEARAMAYRDPAKLDAILEAITSETISYLSGQIEAGAEAVQLFDSWAGSLAPDEFERLVIAPNARIVAALRERHPATPIIGFPKGAGEKLPAYARETCVQAVGVDETVDPAWAARELPRDMPVQGNFDPLLLLAGSDRLEQRARYILECFADRPHVFNLGHGIDRRTPIAHVERLLATVRGFKG, encoded by the coding sequence ATGCCCGGTCTCCTGCTCGATACGCTGAACGGCAAACGTGCCGATCGCGTGCCCCTCTGGCTCATGCGCCAGGCGGGTCGCTATCTGCCCGAATACCGGGCGTTACGCGCCGAAAAGGGCGGATTTCTCGCGCTGGCCTATGACAGCGAAGCGGCCTGCGAGATCACCTTGCAGCCGATCGACCGCTTCGGCTTCGACGGGGCGATCCTGTTTTCCGATATCCTGATCGTCCCGCATGCGCTGGGGCAGCATCTCGAGTTTCTCGCAGGCGAGGGGCCGAAGCTGTCACCCCCGCTGGTCGATGCCGCGCTGGCGGGGCTGACCCCCGACAAGGGACGCTACGAGCCGATCTACCAGACCGTGCGGCTATGCCGCGAGCGGTTGTCCGACGACGTGACCATGCTTGGCTTTGCCGGGAGCCCATGGACCGTTGCAACCTACATGGTGGCGGGCGAAGGCAGCCGCGATCAGCACGAGGCGCGCGCGATGGCCTATCGCGATCCGGCCAAGCTCGACGCCATTCTCGAAGCCATCACCAGCGAGACGATCAGCTATCTCTCCGGCCAGATCGAGGCGGGCGCCGAAGCGGTCCAATTGTTCGACAGCTGGGCAGGAAGCCTGGCCCCCGATGAATTCGAGCGCCTGGTGATCGCCCCCAATGCGCGGATCGTCGCGGCCCTTCGCGAACGCCATCCGGCGACCCCGATCATCGGATTTCCCAAGGGTGCAGGCGAGAAACTGCCCGCCTATGCCCGCGAGACTTGCGTGCAGGCTGTCGGCGTGGACGAGACGGTCGATCCCGCATGGGCCGCCCGCGAACTGCCCCGCGACATGCCGGTCCAGGGAAATTTCGATCCCCTACTGCTGCTGGCGGGAAGCGATCGGCTGGAACAGCGTGCACGCTACATCCTCGAGTGTTTTGCCGACCGCCCGCATGTCTTCAATCTCGGTCACGGGATCGACCGCCGGACGCCAATCGCGCATGTCGAGCGGCTGCTCGCGACCGTGCGCGGTTTCAAGGGGTGA
- the aroE gene encoding shikimate dehydrogenase: MTNYVEVIGDPIAQSKSPVIHGLWIEKLGLDAEYRATRVEAAGLEDYLAVRREDAAWRGCNVTMPHKQAIMPMLDRLEPLAKRVGAVNTVVKAPDGRLVGRNTDVAGFLEPLAQRLGEQHYFRMARVLGTGGAARAIVTGLAREGFRIVLAGRNTDKARALLEELDPDGEHHVAPLDHFAQATDFAFDDREGCCDLVVNASPLGMRGQPALAFDWSHAPPGSIAYDIVTDPVATPFLENARAAGFQTIDGFAMLIGQAAAAFEHFFGVAPPREYDSTLHERLAA, encoded by the coding sequence GTGACCAACTATGTCGAAGTCATCGGCGATCCGATCGCCCAGTCTAAATCGCCCGTCATCCACGGGCTGTGGATCGAGAAGCTCGGGCTCGATGCGGAATACCGTGCCACGCGTGTCGAAGCTGCGGGGCTGGAGGACTATCTCGCCGTGCGCCGCGAGGACGCCGCCTGGCGCGGATGCAATGTCACCATGCCGCACAAACAGGCCATCATGCCGATGCTCGACCGGCTCGAACCGCTGGCGAAGCGCGTCGGTGCGGTCAATACGGTCGTGAAGGCCCCCGACGGCCGGCTGGTCGGACGCAATACCGATGTCGCCGGGTTCCTCGAGCCGTTGGCGCAGCGGCTTGGCGAGCAGCACTATTTCCGCATGGCGCGCGTGCTGGGTACCGGCGGTGCCGCGCGCGCGATCGTGACCGGACTGGCGCGCGAAGGGTTTCGCATCGTGCTTGCCGGTCGCAATACCGACAAGGCGCGCGCACTGCTGGAGGAACTCGATCCCGACGGCGAACACCATGTCGCGCCGCTCGACCATTTCGCGCAAGCGACCGATTTCGCCTTCGATGATCGCGAGGGATGCTGCGACCTGGTCGTCAACGCCTCGCCGCTTGGCATGCGCGGCCAGCCCGCCCTCGCCTTCGACTGGAGCCATGCCCCACCGGGCTCGATCGCCTATGATATCGTTACCGATCCGGTCGCTACGCCATTTCTGGAAAATGCCCGCGCCGCCGGGTTCCAGACCATCGACGGGTTCGCCATGCTGATCGGCCAGGCTGCGGCGGCGTTCGAACATTTCTTCGGTGTGGCCCCGCCCCGTGAATACGATTCGACGCTGCACGAAAGGCTGGCGGCATGA
- the mnmE gene encoding tRNA uridine-5-carboxymethylaminomethyl(34) synthesis GTPase MnmE — MEDTIFALSSGAPPAAIGVIRISGPEAGDALAALAGDLPPARSPRVRTLRDCAGEPLDVALVLWFPGPATATGEDLAEIHCHGGRAVVAAIAAALGRLEGLREAEAGEFTRRAFSNGRIDLAEAEGLADLLAAETDLQRKGALLSAGGALSRQIESWREQILGLAASVEAVIDFADEEDVAGLPASFEGKIGDLAVEMRRIAGQPAAERLRDGIRVVLAGPPNAGKSSLFNALLADDAAIVTAEAGTTRDVLERPIAIGGVPFVLVDTAGIREEGTGMIEEIGIARARRAVDQGQIVLWLGEPGQAPAGSIQVNSKSDLESCPGAEGLKVSAVTGAGVGELLEHLVALGKEALPPVDQVGFNRRQTEWAVAAAEHLEAVDVAGDLLVIAENLRSARRALDRLVGRDSTEEMLDALFGRFCIGK; from the coding sequence ATGGAAGATACGATTTTCGCCCTGTCGAGCGGGGCACCGCCGGCGGCGATCGGTGTCATCCGGATAAGCGGACCCGAGGCGGGCGATGCGCTGGCCGCGCTGGCGGGCGATCTCCCCCCCGCGCGCTCGCCGCGCGTGCGGACCTTGCGTGATTGCGCGGGCGAGCCGCTCGATGTCGCCTTGGTGCTGTGGTTTCCCGGGCCTGCTACCGCCACGGGCGAAGATCTGGCCGAAATTCACTGTCATGGGGGCCGCGCGGTCGTCGCCGCGATCGCGGCTGCTCTCGGGCGACTGGAAGGCCTGCGCGAAGCGGAGGCGGGTGAATTTACTCGCCGGGCTTTCAGCAATGGCCGGATCGATCTCGCGGAGGCCGAGGGGCTTGCGGATCTGCTTGCAGCTGAAACCGACTTGCAACGCAAGGGGGCGCTGCTTTCGGCGGGCGGCGCGCTATCCCGGCAGATCGAGAGCTGGCGCGAGCAGATACTTGGTCTCGCGGCCTCGGTGGAAGCGGTGATCGATTTCGCCGACGAGGAAGATGTGGCGGGTTTGCCGGCATCCTTTGAAGGAAAAATTGGCGATCTCGCGGTAGAGATGCGGCGGATCGCCGGGCAGCCCGCGGCTGAACGCCTGCGCGACGGCATTCGAGTCGTCCTCGCCGGACCACCGAATGCGGGTAAATCATCACTTTTCAATGCGTTGCTGGCCGACGATGCGGCTATCGTGACCGCTGAGGCGGGGACGACACGCGATGTGCTGGAACGGCCAATTGCGATCGGCGGGGTGCCATTCGTCCTCGTCGATACGGCGGGTATACGCGAGGAAGGGACGGGCATGATCGAGGAGATCGGCATCGCCCGCGCACGCCGCGCGGTGGACCAAGGGCAGATCGTGCTGTGGCTAGGTGAGCCCGGCCAGGCACCCGCCGGGTCGATCCAGGTCAATTCGAAAAGCGACCTCGAGAGCTGCCCCGGCGCCGAGGGCCTGAAAGTATCGGCTGTAACCGGTGCCGGAGTTGGCGAGTTGCTCGAACATCTGGTGGCCTTGGGCAAGGAGGCGCTTCCGCCTGTCGACCAGGTCGGGTTCAACCGCCGGCAGACGGAATGGGCCGTCGCCGCGGCTGAGCATCTGGAAGCAGTGGACGTCGCGGGTGATCTGCTCGTGATAGCGGAGAACCTGCGGAGCGCGAGACGCGCGCTCGATCGGCTGGTGGGTCGCGATTCAACGGAAGAGATGCTCGACGCGCTATTTGGCCGCTTTTGCATCGGCAAGTAG
- a CDS encoding Maf family protein yields MSDLGGSGIVLASNSASRKAMLEAAGIAFEAEGAAVDERALEAEMEGAEPAEIAQALAAAKAAALSAARPDALVLGSDSLVEVDGRRFDKPANRDNAAEHLRFFSGKAMTLHSAAALARGGQIVWVGSDFARLRVRDLSEDFIAAYLDAEWPAVSYCVGVFRIEGPGVQLFESIAGDQFTVLGMPLLQVLDALRGEGALAS; encoded by the coding sequence ATGAGTGACCTTGGTGGTAGCGGGATCGTGCTCGCCTCGAACAGCGCATCACGCAAGGCGATGCTGGAGGCGGCGGGGATTGCTTTCGAAGCCGAAGGTGCCGCGGTCGACGAACGCGCGCTCGAAGCCGAGATGGAGGGCGCCGAGCCTGCCGAGATCGCGCAGGCGCTGGCCGCGGCCAAGGCGGCAGCCCTATCCGCCGCGCGGCCCGATGCGCTGGTGCTGGGTTCGGATTCTCTGGTCGAGGTCGACGGCAGACGCTTCGACAAACCGGCCAACCGCGACAATGCGGCCGAACATTTGCGGTTCTTCTCGGGCAAAGCAATGACGCTGCACAGCGCAGCGGCGCTTGCGCGCGGGGGGCAGATCGTCTGGGTCGGCTCCGATTTTGCGCGGCTGCGCGTACGCGACCTCAGCGAGGACTTTATCGCCGCCTATCTCGATGCCGAATGGCCCGCCGTATCCTATTGCGTCGGCGTGTTCCGTATCGAGGGGCCCGGCGTGCAATTGTTCGAGAGCATTGCGGGCGACCAGTTCACCGTGCTTGGTATGCCTCTGCTGCAGGTCCTCGATGCGCTGCGCGGCGAAGGGGCGCTCGCTTCGTGA
- the rho gene encoding transcription termination factor Rho, with amino-acid sequence MHLKDLKEKTPADLVAMAEELGVEGASTMRRQDLMFCILRELAEDEEYEEKIMGIGTIEVLQDGFGFLRSPEANYLAGPDDIYVSPNQVRKWGLRTGDTVEGEIRAPREGERYFALTTLYKVNFDDPDAVRHRTNFDNLTPLYPDEKLSLDTLDPTVKDKSARVIDIISPQGKGQRALIVAPPRTGKTVLLQNIAKAITDNHPEVFLLVLLVDERPEEVTDMQRSVKGEVISSTFDEPANRHVQVAEMVIEKAKRLVEHKRDVVILLDSITRLGRAYNTVVPSSGKVLTGGVDANALQRPKRFFGAARNIEEGGSLSIIATALIDTGSRMDEVIFEEFKGTGNSEIVLDRKVADKRIFPALDVGKSGTRKEELLVEKDKLSKMWVLRRILMQMGTIDAMEFLLDKMKDSKTNEDFFATMNQ; translated from the coding sequence ATGCATCTCAAGGATTTGAAAGAGAAAACCCCGGCAGACCTGGTCGCGATGGCCGAAGAACTGGGGGTCGAGGGTGCCTCGACCATGCGGCGGCAGGACCTGATGTTCTGCATTTTGCGCGAGCTCGCCGAAGACGAAGAATACGAAGAAAAGATCATGGGGATCGGCACCATCGAAGTGCTGCAGGACGGTTTCGGCTTCCTGCGCAGCCCCGAGGCAAACTATCTTGCCGGCCCCGATGATATCTACGTCTCGCCCAACCAGGTCCGCAAATGGGGCCTGCGTACCGGGGACACGGTCGAGGGCGAGATCCGCGCACCGCGCGAAGGCGAGCGCTATTTTGCGCTGACGACGCTCTACAAGGTCAATTTCGACGATCCCGACGCGGTTCGCCACCGGACCAATTTCGACAATCTCACGCCGCTGTATCCCGACGAGAAGCTGTCGCTCGACACGCTCGACCCGACGGTCAAGGACAAGTCGGCACGGGTGATCGACATCATCAGCCCGCAGGGCAAGGGCCAGCGCGCGCTGATCGTCGCCCCGCCGCGCACGGGTAAGACCGTGCTGCTGCAGAATATCGCCAAGGCGATCACCGACAACCACCCCGAGGTCTTCCTGCTGGTCCTGCTCGTCGACGAGCGCCCCGAGGAAGTCACCGACATGCAGCGCAGCGTGAAGGGCGAGGTTATCTCCTCGACCTTCGACGAGCCTGCCAACCGCCATGTGCAGGTCGCCGAAATGGTGATCGAGAAGGCCAAGCGCCTGGTCGAGCACAAGCGGGACGTCGTGATCCTGCTCGATTCGATCACCCGCCTCGGGCGCGCCTACAACACCGTGGTGCCCAGCTCGGGCAAGGTGCTGACCGGCGGTGTCGATGCCAATGCGCTGCAGCGTCCCAAGCGCTTCTTCGGCGCGGCCCGTAACATCGAGGAGGGCGGCTCGCTGTCGATCATCGCCACCGCGCTGATCGATACCGGCAGCCGCATGGACGAAGTGATTTTCGAAGAGTTCAAGGGCACCGGCAACAGCGAAATCGTGCTCGACCGCAAGGTCGCCGACAAGCGTATCTTCCCCGCGCTCGACGTGGGCAAGAGCGGTACCCGCAAGGAAGAGCTGCTGGTCGAGAAGGACAAGCTCTCGAAGATGTGGGTCCTGCGCCGTATCCTCATGCAGATGGGCACGATTGACGCGATGGAATTCCTGCTCGACAAGATGAAGGATTCCAAGACCAACGAAGACTTCTTCGCGACGATGAACCAGTAA
- a CDS encoding pyruvate, water dikinase regulatory protein: MLAKAALAQFEDADVIRHFWPMVRSRQHLERILPELKDNPGLVLFTLVNPDTRNRLEEACTQLGLPAVPILDRVTEALEKALGQEAHGRPGRQHAMDQAYFNRVEAIQFTIAHDDGIGWEEWEEADILLAGVSRSSKTPTSIYLANRGYKVANIPLVVESPPPPKLFELKHPMIVGLTTAPERLVQIRRNRLLTLNEERETDYVDGERVKGEVKFARRMFADNGWAVIDVTRRSIEETAAAVIRLYNERSASGSSQGSKPI; the protein is encoded by the coding sequence ATGCTCGCCAAGGCGGCGCTTGCGCAATTCGAGGATGCCGATGTCATAAGGCATTTCTGGCCGATGGTCCGCAGCCGCCAGCATCTCGAGCGGATCCTGCCCGAACTCAAGGACAATCCGGGCCTCGTCCTGTTCACGCTGGTCAATCCCGATACGCGCAACCGGCTGGAGGAGGCCTGCACCCAGCTGGGCCTGCCCGCGGTTCCGATTCTCGACCGGGTGACCGAAGCGCTCGAAAAAGCGCTGGGCCAGGAAGCGCATGGCCGGCCGGGGCGCCAGCACGCAATGGACCAGGCCTATTTCAACCGGGTCGAGGCGATTCAGTTCACCATCGCGCATGACGACGGGATCGGCTGGGAAGAATGGGAAGAGGCCGATATCCTGCTGGCGGGCGTATCCCGCAGCTCGAAAACCCCGACGAGCATCTATCTGGCCAATCGCGGCTACAAGGTCGCCAACATCCCGCTGGTGGTCGAAAGTCCGCCGCCGCCCAAGCTGTTCGAACTCAAGCACCCGATGATCGTCGGCCTGACCACCGCGCCCGAACGGCTGGTGCAGATCCGCCGCAACCGCCTGCTTACGCTCAATGAGGAACGCGAGACCGACTATGTCGATGGCGAGCGGGTCAAGGGCGAGGTCAAGTTCGCCCGGCGGATGTTCGCCGACAATGGCTGGGCGGTGATCGACGTGACGCGCCGCTCGATCGAGGAAACCGCCGCCGCGGTGATCCGGTTGTATAACGAGCGTTCGGCGAGTGGCAGTTCGCAGGGATCCAAACCGATATGA
- a CDS encoding dienelactone hydrolase family protein, giving the protein MSETVTISALSGNETFTAYVARPAKTPKAAILVIQEIFGVNAGIRRKCDKLADEGYLAVAPDLFWRLEPGVELDPDVEPEFQRALDLMGKFNQDQGIRDIEATIHHIRREEGVPKVGCVGYCLGGRLAFMTAARTDVDASVGYYGVGIDGLLDEKHAIAHPLMLHIPTEDGFVDKDTQKAMHAGLDNHPKVTLHNYEGLDHGFATEFGKRRSEEAAQLADSRSAEFFAKHLG; this is encoded by the coding sequence ATGAGCGAAACCGTCACCATCTCCGCCCTGTCCGGCAACGAAACGTTTACTGCCTATGTCGCGCGCCCGGCGAAGACGCCCAAGGCCGCCATTCTCGTGATCCAGGAGATCTTCGGCGTGAATGCGGGCATCCGCCGCAAATGCGACAAGCTGGCCGACGAAGGCTATCTCGCGGTCGCACCCGACCTGTTCTGGCGGCTCGAGCCCGGGGTCGAACTCGACCCCGACGTCGAGCCCGAGTTCCAGCGCGCGCTCGATCTTATGGGCAAGTTCAACCAGGACCAGGGCATCCGCGATATCGAGGCCACAATCCACCATATCCGCCGCGAGGAGGGTGTGCCCAAGGTCGGCTGCGTCGGATACTGCCTCGGCGGCCGCCTCGCCTTTATGACCGCCGCGCGCACCGATGTGGACGCCAGCGTCGGCTATTACGGCGTGGGGATCGACGGCCTGCTCGACGAGAAGCATGCCATCGCGCACCCGCTGATGCTGCATATCCCGACCGAAGACGGGTTCGTCGACAAGGATACACAAAAGGCCATGCATGCCGGGCTGGACAACCATCCGAAGGTCACGCTCCACAATTACGAGGGGCTCGACCACGGCTTCGCCACCGAATTCGGCAAGCGGCGATCGGAAGAGGCCGCGCAACTGGCCGATAGCCGCAGTGCGGAGTTCTTCGCCAAGCACCTCGGCTGA